From Thermogemmatispora onikobensis, one genomic window encodes:
- a CDS encoding PPOX class F420-dependent oxidoreductase produces the protein MAALSERARAFLQEKPRFGVLGTVNADGSPHLTTMWFLLDGDEILMNTKVGRVKERNMRRDPRVSLCVEDGYRYVTISGRVRFIEDPTTAQVDIYRLACYYDGEEQARLQMEHFSREQRVTVRLSCEQVLERL, from the coding sequence ATGGCTGCGCTCTCAGAGCGCGCACGCGCCTTTCTACAAGAGAAGCCGCGCTTTGGCGTCCTCGGTACAGTGAACGCCGACGGCTCTCCTCATCTGACCACCATGTGGTTTCTGCTCGATGGGGACGAGATTCTTATGAATACGAAGGTGGGACGGGTGAAGGAGCGGAACATGCGCCGTGACCCGCGGGTCTCCCTGTGCGTTGAGGATGGCTATCGCTACGTCACCATTAGCGGTCGGGTGCGCTTCATCGAGGACCCGACGACGGCTCAGGTCGATATCTATCGCCTGGCATGCTACTACGATGGCGAGGAACAGGCCCGTCTGCAGATGGAGCACTTCAGCAGGGAACAGCGTGTGACCGTGCGGCTCTCTTGCGAGCAGGTCCTCGAACGCCTCTGA
- a CDS encoding FTR1 family iron permease encodes MRYLQAYFTGSLLQRIVRAVLLLAGLVVVTALVWQGITAQGNPDPTVPHLSPGAAILDTGLLVFREGLETILVLAAITASMMGKHDKYRRPIAVGAGLALLASLITWFVVVGILSQVSAPELHIQAATGLLAVIVLLIIMNWFFHRVYWTGWISFHNRRRRSLLSLGEDEEARIVWGMVVLGFTSVYREGFEVVLFLQNLRMQVGSGIVLIGVLIGLAFTATVGALTFLAHHRLPYKRMLVLTGVMLGVVLIVMVGESVQEMQLAGWLSTTPVPLPIPDWMGLWFAVFPNVEGLVAQALAAILVIGSYFLAEYVRVWRPRQLGEQPARRPEAPPAVEAPAPATEVTS; translated from the coding sequence GTGAGGTACCTACAAGCCTACTTTACCGGGAGTCTTCTACAGCGGATCGTTCGCGCAGTACTCCTGCTGGCTGGACTGGTGGTTGTCACTGCGCTTGTCTGGCAGGGCATCACGGCGCAAGGTAATCCCGACCCCACTGTACCGCATCTGAGCCCGGGCGCAGCTATTTTGGATACTGGTTTGCTGGTATTTCGGGAGGGGCTGGAAACCATCCTCGTGCTGGCGGCGATCACGGCCAGCATGATGGGGAAGCACGACAAATACCGCCGCCCGATTGCGGTTGGGGCCGGGTTAGCGCTTCTGGCGAGCCTGATCACCTGGTTCGTGGTGGTTGGCATTCTCAGTCAGGTGAGCGCTCCCGAGCTGCACATCCAGGCTGCCACTGGTCTGCTGGCGGTCATTGTTCTCCTCATTATCATGAACTGGTTCTTCCACCGTGTCTACTGGACCGGGTGGATCTCCTTCCATAATCGCCGACGACGCAGCCTGCTGAGTCTGGGCGAAGACGAGGAAGCGCGGATTGTCTGGGGGATGGTCGTTCTAGGCTTCACCTCGGTCTATCGTGAGGGCTTCGAGGTTGTGCTTTTCCTGCAGAATCTGCGCATGCAAGTCGGCTCAGGCATCGTGCTCATTGGCGTCTTGATTGGCCTGGCCTTCACGGCCACGGTTGGAGCGCTGACGTTCCTGGCTCACCATCGGCTCCCCTACAAGCGGATGCTGGTTCTGACAGGCGTGATGCTGGGCGTGGTATTGATCGTGATGGTGGGCGAGAGCGTTCAGGAAATGCAGCTTGCTGGCTGGCTCAGTACTACCCCTGTTCCCTTGCCCATTCCCGACTGGATGGGTCTCTGGTTCGCGGTCTTCCCCAACGTTGAGGGGCTCGTGGCCCAGGCTCTGGCGGCGATCCTGGTGATCGGCTCCTACTTCCTGGCCGAGTATGTTCGTGTCTGGCGTCCGCGCCAGCTCGGTGAGCAGCCCGCCAGGCGTCCCGAGGCACCTCCAGCTGTCGAGGCTCCAGCCCCGGCTACAGAGGTCACCTCGTAA
- a CDS encoding TIGR03557 family F420-dependent LLM class oxidoreductase translates to MPVVGYSAALEQFHPSDLLRWCREAEEAGFGGVMAADHFHPWTPTQGQSPFVWSWMGALGLATQKLTFGPGVTCASYRYHPAIIAQAAATLAAMYPGRFWLGIGTGEALNEHVVGGEWPEAPIRLERMIESIEIIKLLFSGKKVRYSGKHLRMESARLYTRPETPPPILIAASGPKAAETAGRLGDGLITPAAPPEKLKMLLERFEKGAREAGKDPSTMPRLLQLHVSWAPTYEEAANNALKEWPNGGIKAPKQDIRSPEDFEAFAQLVRPEDFQGRVLISADLDEHRRHIQSFFDLGFDEVHVHNVGRDQSSFIRAYGEAVIPALRQPATTSRQAPTS, encoded by the coding sequence ATGCCAGTCGTTGGATATTCCGCAGCCTTAGAGCAGTTCCATCCCAGCGACCTCCTGCGCTGGTGCCGGGAGGCCGAGGAAGCCGGTTTTGGCGGCGTCATGGCCGCTGACCACTTTCATCCCTGGACGCCAACCCAGGGGCAGAGTCCCTTTGTCTGGTCCTGGATGGGCGCCCTCGGGCTGGCCACCCAGAAGCTCACCTTTGGCCCGGGCGTCACCTGCGCCTCCTACCGCTACCATCCGGCCATCATTGCCCAGGCCGCAGCCACCCTGGCGGCCATGTACCCAGGGCGCTTCTGGCTGGGGATTGGCACCGGCGAAGCGCTCAACGAACACGTCGTCGGCGGTGAGTGGCCCGAGGCTCCGATCCGCCTGGAGCGCATGATCGAGTCGATCGAGATCATCAAGCTGCTCTTCAGTGGCAAGAAGGTCCGCTACAGCGGCAAGCATCTGCGCATGGAGAGCGCTCGTCTCTACACCCGCCCGGAGACGCCGCCCCCAATTCTGATAGCGGCCTCCGGCCCCAAGGCGGCAGAGACCGCCGGACGGCTGGGCGATGGGCTGATCACACCGGCAGCCCCGCCTGAGAAACTCAAGATGCTGCTCGAGCGCTTCGAGAAGGGAGCGCGCGAGGCCGGCAAGGACCCCAGTACGATGCCGCGCCTGCTCCAGCTGCATGTCTCCTGGGCCCCCACCTACGAAGAGGCCGCCAACAACGCCCTCAAGGAGTGGCCCAACGGCGGCATCAAGGCCCCCAAGCAAGATATTCGCTCGCCGGAGGACTTTGAAGCCTTTGCCCAGCTGGTGCGTCCCGAGGACTTCCAGGGCCGCGTCTTGATCTCAGCCGATCTAGACGAGCACCGACGTCATATCCAGAGCTTCTTTGATCTCGGCTTCGACGAGGTCCATGTTCATAACGTAGGACGGGACCAGAGCAGTTTTATCAGAGCCTACGGCGAGGCCGTTATTCCAGCCCTACGCCAGCCGGCAACAACCTCGCGGCAGGCTCCTACCTCCTGA
- the cofE gene encoding coenzyme F420-0:L-glutamate ligase: MGAELRIIPITGIGEITPGSDLGVIISAALQAQGLALANGDILVVTQKIVSKAEGRLVSLEEVIPSPFALTIARETGKDPRHVEVILQETRRLVRMDRGVLICETHHGFICANAGVDESNLADQHQVSLLPRDPDHSAHLLRERLLSLAPSTAPHWSPKHEPLEELAVIISDTWGRPWRNGQVNMAIGVAGLAPIRDYRGEPDAYGRELRVSAIAVADELAAAAELVMEKSAGVPVALIRGYAFLPAEDGVRPLLRDAASDLFR; the protein is encoded by the coding sequence ATGGGCGCGGAACTACGGATCATCCCCATCACAGGTATTGGCGAAATCACCCCAGGGAGTGACCTGGGGGTTATCATCTCTGCAGCTTTGCAGGCCCAGGGGTTGGCTCTGGCCAACGGCGACATCCTGGTAGTCACCCAAAAAATCGTCTCGAAGGCAGAAGGGCGACTGGTTTCTCTGGAGGAGGTAATTCCTTCGCCTTTCGCCTTGACGATTGCGCGCGAGACTGGCAAGGACCCCCGCCATGTCGAGGTGATTCTGCAGGAGACACGCCGGTTGGTGCGCATGGACCGCGGGGTACTGATCTGTGAGACCCATCACGGCTTCATCTGTGCCAATGCCGGGGTGGATGAATCCAATCTTGCTGATCAGCATCAGGTGAGCCTCTTACCGCGTGATCCCGATCATTCGGCGCACTTGCTGCGGGAGCGCTTGCTCTCGCTGGCGCCTTCTACGGCCCCCCACTGGTCGCCGAAACACGAGCCGCTAGAGGAGCTGGCGGTCATTATCTCCGACACCTGGGGGCGACCCTGGCGCAATGGCCAGGTCAATATGGCGATCGGTGTGGCCGGGCTGGCCCCGATCAGGGACTATCGCGGCGAGCCTGATGCCTATGGGCGCGAGCTGCGCGTCAGTGCCATTGCGGTGGCCGATGAGCTGGCGGCGGCTGCCGAGCTGGTGATGGAGAAGAGCGCTGGCGTTCCCGTTGCGCTGATCCGTGGCTATGCCTTTCTCCCCGCAGAAGACGGGGTCAGACCATTGCTGCGCGATGCCGCCAGCGATCTGTTTCGTTAG
- the cofD gene encoding 2-phospho-L-lactate transferase, translating into MIVVLAGGVGGARFLQGVVQVVPPAEVTAIVNTGDDREFYGLHVSPDIDIVIYTLAGIVDERHGWGIRDDTYHVMQQLTRYGHEDWFLLGDRDLATHIHRSQRLRQGQTPSEVTDELRRLFGLTLRILPMSDDPVATHIQTPVGLLHFQEYMVKRRCQDEVQGVVFVGVEQARPAPGVLEALRQAEAVLLAPSNPIVSIGSILALPGVREALQATSATVAAVSPIVGGSPLKGPADKLMRGLGYEVSALGVARCYADFLDVMVIDQQDAALAPAIEALGPHVLVTDTIMRDQEAKARLAREVLQSCARAV; encoded by the coding sequence ATGATCGTTGTGCTCGCTGGCGGCGTTGGGGGAGCGCGCTTTCTCCAGGGCGTCGTCCAGGTGGTCCCGCCTGCAGAGGTGACCGCCATCGTCAACACGGGCGATGATCGCGAGTTCTACGGATTGCATGTCTCGCCCGACATTGACATCGTGATCTATACGTTGGCCGGCATCGTTGACGAGCGCCACGGCTGGGGCATCCGAGATGACACCTATCATGTCATGCAGCAGCTCACCCGCTATGGTCACGAGGACTGGTTTCTGCTGGGGGATCGTGATCTGGCGACGCACATCCATCGTAGCCAGCGTCTGCGCCAGGGACAGACGCCCAGTGAGGTGACCGACGAGCTGCGTCGCCTCTTTGGGCTGACGCTGCGTATTCTTCCCATGAGCGATGACCCAGTGGCGACGCATATTCAGACCCCCGTCGGCCTGTTGCACTTCCAAGAATATATGGTGAAGCGCCGCTGTCAGGACGAGGTGCAGGGCGTCGTCTTTGTGGGCGTTGAGCAGGCCCGGCCAGCTCCTGGTGTTCTCGAGGCCCTGCGTCAGGCCGAGGCCGTGCTGCTTGCCCCGAGCAATCCCATCGTCAGCATCGGAAGCATCCTGGCCCTGCCCGGCGTGCGCGAAGCATTGCAGGCAACCTCTGCCACGGTGGCCGCCGTCAGCCCCATCGTGGGAGGCTCCCCGCTCAAGGGGCCAGCGGACAAGCTGATGCGCGGTCTCGGCTACGAGGTCTCTGCCCTGGGCGTGGCCCGCTGCTACGCTGACTTTCTGGATGTCATGGTCATTGATCAGCAGGACGCGGCCCTGGCCCCGGCCATCGAGGCCCTGGGCCCGCACGTGCTGGTCACCGATACGATTATGCGTGACCAGGAGGCCAAAGCCCGCCTGGCGCGCGAGGTGCTGCAGAGCTGTGCACGCGCTGTCTAG
- a CDS encoding DoxX family protein: MIRALARSLLAVIFIKGGADAFLNPGGRPARVARFGVPQPERAVVLNGATMVVAGSALALGWFPRLAAAVLLASLVPTTIVGHPFWQERDPQTHQAQQTQFFKNLGLMGGLLLVLLEESGAKAAQTGAQG; encoded by the coding sequence ATGATCCGAGCACTGGCACGTTCACTGTTGGCAGTGATCTTCATCAAAGGGGGAGCAGACGCCTTTCTTAATCCCGGAGGCCGCCCGGCGCGGGTCGCACGCTTTGGCGTTCCTCAGCCAGAGCGTGCCGTCGTGCTCAACGGCGCCACGATGGTGGTTGCTGGCAGTGCCCTCGCTCTGGGTTGGTTTCCGCGTCTGGCCGCCGCCGTTCTGCTCGCCTCGTTGGTCCCTACGACCATCGTCGGCCACCCGTTCTGGCAGGAGCGTGATCCCCAGACCCATCAGGCTCAGCAGACGCAGTTTTTCAAGAATCTGGGGCTGATGGGGGGCCTGCTGCTCGTGCTGCTCGAAGAAAGTGGGGCGAAGGCGGCACAGACCGGCGCCCAAGGCTAG
- the cofC gene encoding 2-phospho-L-lactate guanylyltransferase, giving the protein MAAHPAHEQSTEQAGAFLSNCGALIPVKALAAAKGRLAGYLTPAERAQLVLTMLHHVVAALQATGRFSRIVVVSADERVRACTVRWGAEGWPEAQPGHNAALEAAAQRLQAEGVAALLTISADLPWLKTEEVTALLAQAQRYPVVLAPAHDGQGTNALLLRPPLLVPYLFGEQSLQRYCEAAQRRRLAYCRYESPGLALDIDTPEDLQRSGLAERWLTARSSLHCLREMTPCQSLDIPQP; this is encoded by the coding sequence GTGGCGGCTCACCCAGCACACGAGCAAAGCACAGAGCAGGCGGGGGCCTTTCTGTCCAACTGCGGCGCGCTGATCCCAGTGAAAGCCTTAGCGGCAGCCAAGGGCCGGCTGGCAGGGTATTTGACGCCAGCCGAGCGCGCCCAGCTGGTGTTGACCATGCTCCACCACGTGGTGGCTGCCCTTCAGGCCACTGGTCGGTTCTCCAGAATCGTGGTGGTGAGCGCCGACGAGCGCGTGCGCGCCTGTACAGTCAGGTGGGGAGCAGAGGGATGGCCCGAAGCACAACCGGGCCACAATGCCGCCCTGGAGGCCGCGGCCCAGCGCCTGCAAGCAGAGGGAGTGGCCGCCTTGCTCACTATCTCCGCCGACCTGCCCTGGCTCAAGACCGAGGAGGTCACAGCGCTGCTGGCCCAGGCCCAACGCTATCCCGTGGTGCTGGCTCCGGCCCACGATGGCCAGGGCACCAATGCCCTGCTCCTGCGTCCTCCCCTGCTGGTGCCCTATCTATTCGGAGAGCAGAGCCTGCAGCGCTACTGTGAGGCAGCCCAGCGTCGCCGCCTCGCCTACTGTCGCTATGAGAGTCCAGGGCTGGCTCTCGACATCGATACACCGGAGGACCTGCAGCGCTCGGGCCTGGCTGAGCGCTGGCTGACCGCACGGTCCTCCTTGCACTGTCTCAGGGAGATGACACCATGCCAGTCGTTGGATATTCCGCAGCCTTAG
- a CDS encoding nitroreductase family protein, with amino-acid sequence MTTACERAVTISQRAGDLLTLLRSRRSVRALQERPVPEPLLEQVLEAARWAPSPHGRQPWRFVVFSGWERKERLIEQMSAAWEAQLRLDQQPEEIIAVRLEKSRQRIRQAPVLILPCLYLEDLDRYPDVERQENERIMAIQSLGAAVQNMLLMAYELGLDTGWMCAPLFCPAVVCEALDLDRRLQPQALITLGYAAADPKRRPRLPLETLVIRLDSQSGAGQPGQ; translated from the coding sequence GTGACAACTGCCTGCGAACGAGCTGTGACTATCTCCCAGCGAGCCGGTGACCTGCTGACGCTGCTGCGCAGCCGACGCAGTGTGCGCGCACTTCAGGAGCGCCCGGTTCCCGAACCCCTGCTGGAGCAGGTCTTAGAGGCTGCTCGCTGGGCCCCCTCACCGCATGGCCGACAGCCCTGGCGCTTCGTCGTCTTCAGTGGATGGGAGCGCAAGGAGCGGCTGATTGAGCAGATGAGTGCGGCCTGGGAGGCTCAGCTGCGGCTAGACCAGCAACCAGAGGAGATCATCGCTGTGCGTCTGGAGAAATCGCGCCAGCGCATCCGGCAGGCCCCGGTCCTGATCCTTCCCTGCCTGTACCTGGAGGATCTGGATCGCTATCCCGATGTCGAGCGTCAAGAGAACGAGCGCATCATGGCGATTCAGAGCCTGGGAGCAGCCGTACAAAATATGCTCTTGATGGCCTACGAGCTGGGCCTTGATACGGGCTGGATGTGTGCGCCCCTCTTCTGCCCCGCGGTCGTCTGCGAGGCTCTCGATCTGGACCGGCGCCTGCAGCCCCAGGCCCTGATTACGCTGGGCTACGCCGCTGCTGACCCCAAACGGCGGCCTCGTCTGCCCCTGGAGACCCTCGTTATTCGTCTCGATAGTCAGAGTGGGGCCGGGCAGCCAGGACAGTGA
- a CDS encoding class I SAM-dependent methyltransferase, with protein sequence MQPHSWAGEVALPRLSEADERRYLDEQPYVLPKDLKEVSRLDFQHYVLRAILKRNYLAPIRQPRHILDVGCGTGQWAYEVARDFPQATVVGIDVEQAKNSTAPPPNYRFLAHDVLQGLPFADNSFDFVHQRLLHSALPLAAWPGEIKELVRVTASGGWVELLELHPEVVPSGPAGQRLRQLILQLVALRGLDAEGVVARSLDLYLAEAGLVEVQRHVVAVPLGDWGGRIGSLLALDFREVALAMCGPVTARLALPREDYLGLLEATIQEWNELKACHHFIVAYGRKP encoded by the coding sequence GTGCAACCCCATTCTTGGGCTGGTGAGGTTGCCTTACCGCGCCTCAGTGAGGCCGATGAACGTCGTTACCTGGACGAGCAGCCCTATGTTCTGCCCAAGGATCTGAAGGAAGTCAGTCGGCTAGACTTTCAGCACTATGTGCTACGAGCTATCTTGAAACGGAACTACCTGGCCCCGATCCGCCAGCCGCGCCACATTCTCGACGTGGGTTGTGGCACGGGCCAATGGGCCTACGAGGTGGCCCGGGACTTTCCGCAGGCCACGGTGGTCGGGATCGACGTAGAGCAGGCGAAGAACTCGACGGCCCCCCCGCCCAACTACCGCTTTCTGGCCCATGATGTGCTCCAGGGACTGCCTTTTGCTGATAACAGTTTTGACTTTGTCCATCAGCGGCTGCTTCACTCGGCCTTGCCACTGGCAGCCTGGCCGGGGGAGATCAAGGAGCTGGTGCGAGTGACTGCCTCCGGGGGCTGGGTCGAGCTGCTAGAACTCCATCCAGAGGTGGTTCCTTCAGGGCCTGCCGGTCAGCGACTCCGGCAGCTGATCCTGCAACTGGTGGCGCTGCGGGGACTAGACGCCGAGGGGGTCGTAGCGCGTTCGCTGGATCTCTATCTGGCAGAGGCCGGCCTGGTTGAAGTGCAGCGTCATGTCGTCGCGGTGCCGCTAGGAGACTGGGGAGGGCGGATCGGCTCGTTGCTGGCACTCGATTTCCGCGAGGTGGCTCTGGCCATGTGTGGGCCGGTCACTGCCCGCCTGGCGCTCCCGCGCGAAGACTATCTGGGGCTGCTTGAGGCTACGATCCAAGAATGGAACGAGCTGAAAGCCTGCCATCATTTTATTGTCGCCTACGGGCGTAAGCCCTGA